The DNA sequence GATTTCGCCATTTTTTAAATCTCCAATGAAAGATTTTGGTTACGATATTAGTGATTATCGCGATATTGACCCAATTTTTGGCACTTTAGCTGACTTTGATGAGCTGGTGGTAAAAGCGCACGCTTTAGGTATCAAGATCATGATAGATCAGGTGCTAAGTCATACCTCAGATCAGCACCAGTGGTTTTTAGAAAGTCGAGAAGACCAAGATAACGATAAATCAGATTGGTATGTGTGGGCCGATGCTAAAGCAGATGGCACAGCGCCAAATAACTGGTTATCAATTTTTGGTGGTACAGGCTGGACATGGGAACCGCGTCGTCAGCAATATTACTTACATAACTTTTTATCAAGTCAGCCAGATTTAAACTTCCATAACCCAGAAGTTCGCCAAGCAGTATTAGATAATGTTGAATTTTGGTTAAAGCGCGGTGTTGATGGTTTCCGTTTAGATGCAATTAACTTCTGTTTTCATGATGCCCAGCTACGTGATAACCCAGCAAAACCAAAAGAATTAAGACAAAGTATTGGTTTTGATGAGAAGAATCCTTATGCATACCAGTATCACTACTACAATAATACCCAAGATGAAAACCTAGGCTTTATTGAATCAATCCGTGCCTTATTAGATAAGTACCCAGGCACTGTGGCTTTAGGGGAAATTTCATCTGAAGATTCACTAAAAACTATGGCTGAATACACCCAGGGCGATCATCGCTTGCATATGGGTTATAGCTTTGATTTATTAACCGATAATTTTACTGCTGGCTATATAAAGCAAGTGGTTAGCTCACTTGAGTCGCGTGTTTCAGATGGTTGGCCTTGTTGGTCGATTTCAAATCATGATGTTCAACGTGTGGTAAGCCGTTGGGGCGGCTATCAACAAGGCGAATTTGCTAAAATGTTATTTGCTATGATTGCCTCATTGCGCGGTAGTGTGTGTAGTTACCAAGGTGAAGAGTTGGGCTTAACTGAGGCTGATATCGCCTATGAAGACATTCAAGACCCATACGGTATTACCTTTTGGCCACAGTTTAAAGGACGTGATGGTTGTCGTACGCCGCATCCTTGGCATAAAGAGCAAGTTAATGCTGGCTTTAGTCAAGCTAAGCCTTGGTTGCCTGTACCAGCAGAGCATGCTGACAAAGCCGTTGATGTGCAAGAAACACAAGTGGACTCTATTTTAAATAGTTACCGTCACTTTAATCAATGGCGTAAAAAACACCCGAGTTTATTATACGGTGATATAGAATTGCTTGATTGTCCTGAGCCTATCTTGGCATTTACGCGCAGCTATCAAGATGAAACACTTGTTGTTTGTTTTAACTTATCAGATAAAGCACAGCAGTTAACCTTATCTTCATTGCAAATGAATGAGCAGCAGATAACAGCTTTAACTGAGCATCAATTAGTGACTGCAAGTATTGAAGCAGACAAGTTATTACTGCCAGCCTTTGCCAGTTTTTATGGTAAATTGTCCAGTTAATTGAGGATGTGTTAATGACGTTTATAACTAAAAAAATAGTAACAGCATTAGCCTATTCAGCCTTGCTGCTATCAGCATCGAGCCTTGCGCATGATCACTCTGATGCGGTTAAACAAGCAAAAGCAGCGAGTTTGGCTCCGTACGCTGAGCGCTCGTTCCAAGATGAAGTCTTTTATTTTGTTTTACCTGATCGTTTTTATAATGGCGATAAATCTAATGATTTAGGCGCTAAGGCTGATGATAAAAAACGTGCCTTATCTCATGGTGGCTTAGATGTCAGCCATAAAGGTATGTATCACGGCGGTGATTTAGCCGGGTTAACTAAAAAGTTAGATTACTTAGATAATATGGGCATCACCGCCATTTGGCTTACGCCGATTCTACGTAACCAAGCGGTGCAAACCGGCAGTTCTGGTTATCATGGCTATTGGATTTTAGATTTTACCGAAATTGACCCACATTTAGGCAGTAATGCCGAGTTAAAGTACTTTATTGAACAAGCACATCAGCGCAATATGAAAGTATTTTTCGATATTATTACTAACCATACCGCAGACGTTATTAAGTATGAAGAATGTCACGGTAAAGACGGTTTAGGCTGGTTGGTAAAAGGTGATAGCTGCCCATATAAGTCACTGGCGCAACTGGCTAAAGGTGACAGTTATACCCCCTTAATTCCAGCAGGTAATGAACAGCTTAAAACACCGGCTTGGTTAAATGATATCGATTTATATCACAACCAAGGTGATTCTTTCTGGCAAGGCGAAAGTGCCCTCAATGGCGATTTTTCTGGTCTTGATGATATCAAAACCGAAGATAAGCGCGTTGTTGATGGCATGATCAAAATCTAC is a window from the Litorilituus sediminis genome containing:
- a CDS encoding alpha-glucosidase family protein, producing MSEQMWWRGAVIYQIYPRSFNDANHDGIGDLPGIIAKLDYIASLGVDAIWISPFFKSPMKDFGYDISDYRDIDPIFGTLADFDELVVKAHALGIKIMIDQVLSHTSDQHQWFLESREDQDNDKSDWYVWADAKADGTAPNNWLSIFGGTGWTWEPRRQQYYLHNFLSSQPDLNFHNPEVRQAVLDNVEFWLKRGVDGFRLDAINFCFHDAQLRDNPAKPKELRQSIGFDEKNPYAYQYHYYNNTQDENLGFIESIRALLDKYPGTVALGEISSEDSLKTMAEYTQGDHRLHMGYSFDLLTDNFTAGYIKQVVSSLESRVSDGWPCWSISNHDVQRVVSRWGGYQQGEFAKMLFAMIASLRGSVCSYQGEELGLTEADIAYEDIQDPYGITFWPQFKGRDGCRTPHPWHKEQVNAGFSQAKPWLPVPAEHADKAVDVQETQVDSILNSYRHFNQWRKKHPSLLYGDIELLDCPEPILAFTRSYQDETLVVCFNLSDKAQQLTLSSLQMNEQQITALTEHQLVTASIEADKLLLPAFASFYGKLSS